A single window of bacterium DNA harbors:
- a CDS encoding tetratricopeptide repeat protein, with protein MAAHEQLQTAHQNRISGQYDEALEIYRTIVSADDGEAEAWWGIGLSLMNTGEFDDAIEALTRASDLRPDSAKYLLDLGKLQTMLGMFEEAKPVFEKVVELAPGSKEADEASNQLRYY; from the coding sequence ATGGCGGCCCACGAGCAGCTACAGACGGCACACCAGAACCGAATCAGCGGCCAGTACGATGAGGCGCTCGAGATCTACCGGACCATTGTCAGTGCTGACGATGGCGAGGCTGAGGCGTGGTGGGGGATCGGGCTGTCGCTGATGAACACCGGTGAGTTTGACGACGCTATCGAGGCCCTGACACGCGCCAGCGACCTGAGGCCCGACAGCGCCAAGTACCTGCTGGATCTGGGCAAGCTGCAGACCATGCTGGGGATGTTCGAGGAGGCCAAGCCCGTGTTCGAGAAGGTCGTGGAGTTGGCACCCGGGTCCAAAGAGGCCGACGAGGCCTCCAACCAGTTGCGGTACTACTGA
- a CDS encoding ASKHA domain-containing protein, with product MSSPEIRVTFTPGGATVMVPAGELLLNAAVAAGVPLAAPCGGHGRCGKCRVQIQQGHCLPPDRHERNILSADELKTGWRLACMARVRSDIVVSVAPEQRLVIAKPLEDELLEGVTPEPAVRQVTVSLPEPSLQDQRADFVRLRDGLAPAVSLDNAALTALRDLPGELREGQFTVSATLLDDRLVGVATLDEAQHPLGVAVDIGTTTVVAYLVDLLTGEHLGSGTAHNPQAQHGADVISRTDYAANQPGGLSRLQSEAVGVVNQVVSQALAAAGGHADQVIEMTVVGNTCMHHLFLGLDPWHIAQAPYIPVASDAITVTPGSLGLKMNAQGRVVCLPVIAGYVGADTVGVITATRMMDSDRPVLAVDIGTNGEVALWSGERLVCASCAAGPAFEGAQIEHGMRAAPGAISAVDLHDGDLQITTIDDQRPLGLCGSGLFDAMAVCLEAGLVDAMGRMVAPDREQDLAPALAARLQGEGNTRRILLASDGDAEAHAGVYFTQKDVRELQLAKGAVRAAVELLLRECGLKVEDLSAVLLAGAFGNYLRPQSALRMGLLPPMSPTLIRGVGNAAGAGAMLALLSLPWRRRAEEIARRAEHLELAQRPDFQQMFMETMLFM from the coding sequence GTGAGCAGCCCCGAAATCCGAGTCACCTTCACCCCCGGCGGTGCAACCGTGATGGTTCCCGCCGGTGAGCTTTTGCTGAACGCCGCGGTCGCCGCCGGCGTGCCCCTGGCCGCCCCCTGTGGCGGCCACGGACGCTGCGGCAAATGCCGCGTGCAGATTCAGCAAGGGCACTGTCTCCCTCCCGACCGCCATGAGCGGAACATCCTCTCGGCCGACGAGCTGAAGACCGGCTGGCGTCTGGCCTGCATGGCCCGCGTCCGCAGCGATATCGTTGTGTCCGTCGCCCCCGAGCAGCGGCTTGTGATCGCCAAGCCGCTCGAGGACGAGTTGCTCGAGGGCGTGACCCCCGAGCCCGCAGTGCGGCAAGTCACCGTGTCGCTCCCCGAACCGTCCCTGCAAGACCAGCGCGCCGACTTCGTGCGCCTCAGGGACGGCCTCGCTCCCGCTGTGTCGCTGGACAACGCGGCCCTGACCGCCCTGCGCGATCTCCCTGGCGAGCTGCGCGAGGGGCAGTTCACGGTCTCCGCCACGCTGCTGGACGACCGGTTGGTGGGGGTGGCGACGCTCGATGAAGCCCAGCACCCGCTCGGCGTCGCGGTGGACATCGGCACGACCACCGTGGTTGCGTACCTGGTGGACCTGCTGACAGGCGAGCATCTCGGGTCCGGCACGGCCCACAATCCGCAGGCCCAGCACGGAGCCGACGTCATCTCCCGGACCGACTATGCCGCGAACCAACCTGGCGGTCTGTCCCGGCTGCAGAGCGAGGCGGTCGGTGTCGTGAACCAGGTTGTTAGCCAGGCCCTGGCGGCCGCCGGCGGCCATGCCGACCAGGTCATCGAGATGACGGTGGTGGGCAACACCTGCATGCACCACCTGTTCCTGGGTCTGGATCCCTGGCACATCGCCCAGGCGCCCTACATCCCGGTTGCCAGCGACGCCATCACCGTCACCCCCGGCAGCCTGGGCCTGAAGATGAACGCGCAGGGGCGCGTGGTGTGCTTGCCGGTCATTGCCGGCTACGTGGGTGCGGACACCGTGGGGGTCATCACGGCCACGCGCATGATGGACAGCGACCGTCCGGTCCTGGCGGTGGACATCGGCACCAACGGCGAGGTGGCCCTGTGGTCGGGCGAGCGGCTCGTGTGCGCCTCGTGCGCGGCCGGTCCGGCCTTTGAGGGCGCGCAGATCGAGCACGGCATGAGGGCCGCGCCCGGCGCCATCTCGGCGGTAGACCTGCACGATGGCGACCTGCAGATCACGACGATTGACGACCAGCGCCCGCTGGGCCTGTGCGGCTCGGGGCTGTTTGACGCCATGGCGGTGTGCCTGGAGGCGGGGCTGGTGGACGCAATGGGGCGCATGGTAGCGCCAGACCGGGAGCAGGATCTGGCCCCCGCTCTGGCTGCCCGGTTGCAGGGGGAGGGCAACACGCGGCGAATACTGCTGGCGTCCGACGGCGACGCCGAGGCACATGCCGGCGTATACTTTACGCAGAAAGATGTGCGCGAGCTGCAGTTGGCGAAAGGTGCGGTGCGGGCGGCCGTCGAATTGCTGCTGCGGGAATGTGGCCTGAAGGTGGAGGACCTGTCCGCAGTGCTGCTGGCGGGGGCCTTCGGCAACTACCTGCGCCCACAGAGCGCGCTCCGGATGGGGCTGCTGCCGCCAATGTCCCCGACGCTCATCCGGGGCGTGGGCAATGCGGCCGGCGCGGGGGCGATGCTGGCGCTGCTCAGTCTACCGTGGCGTCGGCGTGCCGAGGAGATCGCGCGTCGGGCCGAGCACCTGGAGTTGGCCCAGCGGCCGGACTTCCAGCAGATGTTCATGGAGACGATGCTATTCATGTAG
- a CDS encoding corrinoid protein — translation MADLQGIAEAVIRGDRDTVGNLTRAAVDEGASAEAIINEGLIAGMSVVGDKFKKNEFYVPEVLIAARAMHAGMDIIKPLLAESGIQPRGTVAIGTVKGDLHDIGKNLVAMMLEGGGYEVLDLEVDVAPEKFVAAVKDQGAQVIALSALLTTTMPSMKDTIEALKEAGVRDQVKVMIGGAPVTQNYADEIGADGYAPDAASAVDKANELIG, via the coding sequence ATGGCAGACCTGCAGGGCATTGCTGAAGCCGTGATCCGCGGCGACCGCGACACCGTAGGCAACCTGACGAGGGCAGCCGTAGATGAGGGCGCCAGCGCCGAGGCCATCATCAATGAGGGTCTCATTGCCGGGATGAGCGTCGTGGGCGACAAGTTCAAGAAGAACGAGTTCTACGTCCCCGAAGTGCTCATCGCTGCGCGCGCCATGCACGCGGGCATGGACATCATCAAGCCCCTGCTGGCCGAGAGCGGCATCCAGCCCCGCGGCACCGTGGCCATCGGCACGGTCAAGGGCGACCTGCACGACATCGGCAAGAATCTCGTCGCCATGATGCTCGAGGGCGGCGGCTACGAAGTGCTGGACCTCGAGGTAGACGTGGCGCCCGAGAAGTTCGTGGCGGCCGTCAAGGACCAGGGCGCCCAGGTCATCGCCCTCTCGGCCCTGCTCACCACCACCATGCCCTCCATGAAGGACACCATTGAGGCCCTCAAGGAGGCCGGTGTCCGTGACCAGGTCAAGGTCATGATCGGTGGCGCGCCCGTGACGCAGAACTATGCCGACGAGATCGGCGCCGACGGCTATGCCCCGGATGCCGCCTCCGCGGTAGACAAGGCCAACGAGCTAATCGGCTAG
- a CDS encoding EamA family transporter translates to MTIALIVLIVAILLGAVGQISLKTGINMLGHKPPPLIVLRSIFTQWQVTVGFLCYGVSSLLYLIALSRLELSYAYPMVALSYVIVAVLSWKLLGEHVPPLRMAGLGAICLGVIIVALSYSPRAAARASAPPSVHQTLDGRS, encoded by the coding sequence ATGACTATCGCCCTGATCGTGCTCATCGTCGCCATCCTGCTGGGGGCGGTCGGACAGATCTCGCTCAAGACCGGCATCAACATGCTCGGCCACAAGCCGCCGCCGCTGATCGTCCTGCGCTCCATCTTCACGCAGTGGCAAGTGACCGTCGGCTTCCTGTGCTATGGCGTGAGTTCTCTGCTGTACCTGATTGCGCTGTCGCGGCTGGAGCTGAGCTACGCCTACCCCATGGTGGCGCTGAGCTATGTCATCGTGGCCGTGCTGTCCTGGAAGCTCCTGGGGGAGCACGTCCCGCCGCTGCGCATGGCCGGCCTGGGCGCCATCTGTCTGGGGGTCATCATCGTCGCCCTGAGCTACAGCCCACGGGCGGCTGCCCGCGCCTCGGCCCCCCCAAGCGTGCACCAGACGCTGGACGGGCGCTCGTGA